acacacacacacacacacacacacacacacacacacacacacacgtacataaaTACAACAGTTCAGTCCATTGCCTACTAAAGCTGACCAAGCCCACGACCAAATTTTCTCTATACTGTATACTTTTTGTGTCCATCCTTGGATAAGAAAAGTGTGCCactgtatttttctatttaatttatttaaaagggACAGTGTACAGTTCAAACATAAACGTTGTCACTTAGCTTCAAGCTAATTCACATCTGCAGTCTCTTGGCAGGGTCACATTAAAAATACacgacaacaacaaaacagttaaaacaACATACTAATATAATCAGAACATAATAACCACAACAGCGACACACTCCTGCTTGtaacccccccatccctcccaaGCCTACACCCTCaccctccccccacacacacacacaaaagggcgTCCTGAGGACCAAGTTAGTGTTTACAAAGCTGAGCAGCTTTTTAACTAAATTTGTTAGGTGGGATTTGGAGATACTGAGAGAGATTCAGCTTCTTACAACATCAGAAAAAGCGTTCCACTGATTTGTGGCTCTTATAGAAAAAGCCGAGTTCCAGTGCGGCAAAATGGTTTGGTATAACCTCGTATGGAGGATAGTCTATTGTATTTAGCTTCATCAAGGCATTTAGGAGCGAGCTCGTCCTCACACCAGGTTGTCCATATCTAAAAGGGAAGACCTCAGGCCTGCCACTCATTCCACCCTGACAAGTTCCTGCACGTGTTCCGACTGTAATTGAGGCTCCTGCGAAAGCAAATATAAGGAGAAGCTGTTCAGGCTCAGAGAAGAGAGTGAGATAATTTTACAACTCCCAAACTTTGCATTCAAGACAGCAGGTAGGTGGACCTACAGAGCAAGTTAGTATGCTTTATTATTATGTCATTAAATAGGGGAAAAAGTTCACTGCTTTTTTCTGAAGGTTTAATCTGAAAATTTATGAGCTCCATTTCACCAgacaacatttttaataatgtttaaaCAATTTTAATTTCTGACAATGCCATCAATTGAACATAAGAGTCTTGTACTTTTGTATGTCCTGTTGTTCAACATGTTTCTGACAGATTTTTAACTGATCTCTAGGTCAATAAACCCAATGAACCCAATGAATTGTACTGTAGTTTGCCGGTGGAGTTAGTTAGTGTGTGATTTGATTGGATATGGATGGCTGTGGATCAGTTTGTTATTGCTTACTTACAGTAGTACGAATGCCAGTGCTGTATGAATGTTtgcatgaatggatgaatgttgGTTACTGTTGTAGTCCATCAGTCTGGAAAGGTGCTATTTAAATAAGAATGGTCCATCAACAGTTAGGTATTTACATGTAATATTCATAACAGTTATCTGACTATTAAGGTAAACTTGTGAAGGCACCACATTAAAGACAGACTGAGAGACAGTTAGACCCTGATGGGTGTATTCCATCTGAAATCTGGTACATTTTCAGGGAGTTTAGAGATAGGGACAAGACCAACACAACAAAGCAATAGTACtagaaaatgtttgcatttaaaattcAAGCCAAGCTCAGAAAAGtaagcagacaaaattaagatAAAGTGAGTTAAAATATGAGAAAACTCTCCATCCTCAAACCCTGATGTACCTCAAGGCCTCACTGACAACGACTCAGTACACTTCCAGTCTTGGTTGTTCTCAGAACCTTTGACACCACTGCCCTCATTTGGTTGTATtgatgttaattttaatgtcaaGAACAGACAGAATATAAGTACATATGCTTGTAAAGTGAGTGGAGTGTAATGGGCTCACTTGTAGGTTTCCGTTGGACAACCTGTAAGAGCTTGTCTGATGCTTTAGACTAAAGACTTAAGCTGCACTAATCAATTTACTATGAGGTATTAGCGGTGAGTGATATTACTCTGAGTAAAATAAAAGAtccttctccatctcttcaGATATTAGCCAAGTTTGCTGAAGTTAGTAAATCAGCCCTTTGTCTTCATCTAATTAAAAAGACATACATCTTTACTGTAATCACAATCTGGTACTGAGTCAAATGAAAACCTTCCAACTTCATGTACTAGCTTGAAGTGAAGGTCTAATTTGctgaatcattaaaaaaaaaaaaaaaaaaggaaacgaAGTCATGCATGCCAGTGAcaaaatgtaatacaaaatcaaaagaaaagtaaaaaatataactgaatataaatagataaatagatttaGATCGAGGAACTGATCTCCTCTTTTTATTGTACAGATAATAGTGCAAGATGCTTGATTCAAATCAGCCAATCTTCTACATCGTCACAATTTTGGCTCTACTGTGGTTGGTTCAGGCCTTACCGAGTACAGATCCTCCCATCCGTTCCAACATCCCCTTCGCCTTCATGTGGAATGCTCCAACTGAGCTGTGTGACATTCGCTTCGGCATACCCCTCGACCTTTCCTACTTCGATTTTGTCACCAGCACACTGAAGACAGCGACCAACCAAAGCATCTCCATGTTCTACACTGACCGTTTTGGCATCTTTCCCTATGTGAATGAAGAGACTGGTATGATGTACGATGACGGCCTGCCTCAGCTGATTGATATGTACGAGCACCGTGAGCTGGCAGAGGATGACATTGAGTACTACATCCCTGCTGACCAACCAGGCCTTGCTGTGCTTGACTTTGAGGAGTGGAGGCCACAATGGGACCGAAACTGGGGCAGCAAAGATATCTATCGACAGATTTCTATTGCAGTTGTACAAAAGAAGAATCCCTTGTTGTCCGAACAAGAGGCAGAGGACTTGGCGAAGATTGTGTTCGAACGTGCAGCCAAGAGGTACTTTGTTCGATCCATACGCATTGGCAAGAGATTGCGTCCCAAACGACTCTGGGGTTACTACCTGTACCCTGACTGCTACAACTATGACTACAACCAGGACATTGTGGGCTTCACTGGAGAGTGTCCGTATATTGAGAAAATCAGGAACGATGAACTGCAGTGGCTCTGGAATGAGTCCACAGCACTTTTTCCATCAATTTACCTTGAGCTGGTGCTGAAAGACACTCAACAAGCTCGATTGTATGTTCGGAATCGCCTAGAGGAGGCCATGAGGTCTTC
This region of Antennarius striatus isolate MH-2024 chromosome 4, ASM4005453v1, whole genome shotgun sequence genomic DNA includes:
- the LOC137594101 gene encoding hyaluronidase-5-like; this translates as MLDSNQPIFYIVTILALLWLVQALPSTDPPIRSNIPFAFMWNAPTELCDIRFGIPLDLSYFDFVTSTLKTATNQSISMFYTDRFGIFPYVNEETGMMYDDGLPQLIDMYEHRELAEDDIEYYIPADQPGLAVLDFEEWRPQWDRNWGSKDIYRQISIAVVQKKNPLLSEQEAEDLAKIVFERAAKRYFVRSIRIGKRLRPKRLWGYYLYPDCYNYDYNQDIVGFTGECPYIEKIRNDELQWLWNESTALFPSIYLELVLKDTQQARLYVRNRLEEAMRSSVLPNGSFSIPMYAFIRPVYKDSTDDYMSEFDLVNTIGEAAALGAAGIISWGDMNVTSTDDTCYDARQHLDQVMNPYIVNVSKATQLCSEALCQNQGRCVRKQWDMDVFLHLDPMRYQIHRQHHHGPWTVTGSLSQFDIDWFDSHFDCMCYSQMPCRSVMTINTVEESLLKDGGTDRSRPLLVMILLCLMCAVL